A genomic window from Candidatus Nealsonbacteria bacterium includes:
- a CDS encoding SPFH domain-containing protein yields MDENDKSEEAKKEAETEITDEDIEEDIKEEKQRRTLTEIGLSAAIILWWILFPTIGYLAINAITAILPTSAYILFIDFPLRDLAFLVLIIVLIALEIRYIYKSWGFISYRPPYVGLGVIWGKRKVKIVKKEGWILIADYFPFNYTVTLIKVQKIDKDFTFSDIRTKAKEEEKDSKLPSRSGALVEVDVSLTFIPDYKGKDAGERLKSYLNSGEAEGVINIIQDQIAEELRILGGKHDWEEYTFSATEIKRVLLEKLTGADINGAKDEKEKAKRQRKIEREIRISGARDVSDLGIRICRLNIGQIDLPKNSSMKKEADSLERERQKRQGDTIQMNFLEEQVRKFIALGLSPGEASDVVQTQLKMAGKNINTFRGLEGSKGKDGQSQGITPNIIAIVEDKVRTSKEKTKKKDEDEEENE; encoded by the coding sequence ATGGATGAAAATGATAAATCAGAAGAAGCAAAAAAAGAAGCTGAAACGGAAATAACCGACGAAGACATTGAAGAAGACATTAAAGAGGAAAAACAGCGGAGAACATTAACTGAAATAGGTTTAAGTGCTGCGATTATTCTTTGGTGGATATTATTTCCGACAATAGGATATCTGGCAATAAACGCAATAACCGCGATTTTGCCAACTTCAGCATATATATTATTTATCGATTTTCCGCTTAGAGACTTAGCTTTTCTTGTTCTGATTATCGTATTAATAGCGCTTGAAATCAGATATATCTACAAGTCTTGGGGATTTATTTCTTACAGGCCCCCTTATGTTGGACTAGGAGTAATCTGGGGAAAAAGGAAGGTTAAAATAGTAAAAAAAGAAGGATGGATATTGATTGCCGATTACTTTCCCTTTAACTACACAGTTACTTTAATAAAAGTTCAAAAAATCGACAAAGATTTTACTTTCTCGGACATAAGGACCAAGGCGAAAGAAGAAGAAAAGGACTCTAAATTGCCGTCTAGGTCAGGAGCATTGGTTGAAGTAGATGTTTCTTTAACTTTTATTCCGGACTACAAAGGCAAGGATGCCGGGGAAAGGCTTAAATCTTATTTGAATAGTGGAGAAGCAGAGGGCGTTATAAACATTATCCAAGACCAAATTGCAGAAGAGTTAAGAATTTTAGGCGGGAAACACGATTGGGAAGAATATACTTTCAGTGCGACAGAAATAAAAAGGGTGCTATTGGAGAAGCTTACAGGAGCTGATATTAACGGGGCAAAAGATGAAAAAGAAAAAGCTAAAAGACAAAGAAAGATTGAACGGGAAATTCGAATTTCAGGAGCCAGAGATGTGTCAGACTTAGGCATAAGAATATGCAGATTAAACATAGGACAAATAGATTTGCCGAAAAATAGTTCTATGAAAAAGGAAGCTGACAGTCTGGAAAGAGAAAGGCAAAAAAGGCAGGGAGACACCATTCAAATGAATTTTCTAGAGGAGCAGGTAAGAAAGTTTATAGCCCTCGGTTTAAGTCCTGGAGAAGCGTCAGACGTTGTCCAAACCCAACTTAAAATGGCCGGTAAAAATATCAATACCTTCCGGGGATTAGAAGGAAGCAAAGGCAAAGACGGTCAAAGTCAGGGAATAACGCCCAATATCATAGCTATCGTAGAAGACAAAGTCAGAACCAGTAAAGAAAAAACCAAAAAGAAAGACGAAGACGAAGAAGAAAACGAATAA
- a CDS encoding type IV secretion system protein — protein MAKIKKYKIILLVCLVFTGFFIFSNQAKAIIGTGIFDYVDTVLNALDFIDQQILGLLVKLILLAFASSGFVVLSAHLFQWAISIPVNISNPTVWAGWTFVSGLVNIFFVLSIIFIALGYILKIESLQSKKSFVRLVIVILLVNFSLLIVGIFTDIAQFFMNTFIQAFGTDFVSAALRPLQSSFSAIINVMLVTVTAYVASAFTAFGSIFSLAILLTQTFMGSLLGDIFSMVVLIAMNLVLGAIYFIYFILFLIRIAALWLLSIFAPLAFFCLIFPQTEKYFKKWLTFVVQWAFLGVVALFLTGLITTLYTQSFVVRPGNIDLSAASGLPSFRLPDSTFDYLFLLCFLAVAFHITKKYVPAGADVAISKLEGAYKGMGGFAGIMKKAKKAGGKVTRAAGHTKTGEKMQSRMQQWSTQKGGAKSGGLVNKSWKSKMGRAYLNSTKEMDKGAYNEAYQQASKEQDSDKNVEAYLKTNPVDAAKRSAILQSMMEQKQTGGIDKLVKDKDGNVTAQGKLELTKAYDQLGLMGKKEEQKNMERAFTKDMPEEFGVIQGRRGTYTKEQMEKDGFKSYGEKIIKEAKDDNEIKSLQKGWHSDKDLMEAAHKFWAGPQISEAAKKFGQGFVSDFEAGKHDAVHNGNSDWYYEIDEKTGQPRNSRLPGYLASNTAQEAGFTPIEGLNIKDKIKKRNDKMRKDQEKWKNSKSTPQNMSGATKSSPEATETEPRSIRQVLRERQTPPPVPPIAGMQHEEDVGWTTGKPESIREHQKRMREEEEIIRKKRREEENMVIKKRREEEAAARKKRKEDENWIKKQGRK, from the coding sequence ATGGCTAAAATTAAAAAATATAAAATAATCTTACTTGTTTGTCTTGTTTTTACGGGATTCTTTATTTTTTCTAATCAAGCCAAGGCAATAATTGGAACCGGAATTTTTGATTATGTTGACACGGTTTTGAATGCCCTTGATTTTATAGACCAACAGATTCTGGGCTTGTTGGTAAAACTCATTTTGCTCGCTTTTGCATCTTCAGGTTTTGTCGTTTTGTCCGCTCATCTTTTTCAATGGGCAATCAGTATTCCTGTTAATATAAGCAATCCCACGGTTTGGGCAGGATGGACTTTCGTCTCGGGACTGGTTAACATCTTTTTTGTTTTGTCTATTATCTTCATTGCCTTGGGTTATATTTTAAAAATTGAAAGCCTGCAGTCTAAAAAATCTTTTGTCAGATTAGTTATTGTTATTTTGTTGGTTAATTTTAGCTTGCTTATAGTGGGAATTTTTACTGACATTGCCCAGTTCTTTATGAACACTTTTATTCAAGCTTTCGGAACCGACTTTGTCAGCGCGGCTCTCCGTCCCTTACAATCAAGCTTTAGCGCAATAATAAATGTTATGCTGGTAACCGTTACTGCCTATGTTGCCAGCGCTTTTACAGCTTTTGGAAGCATCTTCTCTCTTGCCATTCTTCTTACCCAAACTTTTATGGGAAGTTTGTTGGGCGATATTTTTTCTATGGTCGTACTGATCGCAATGAATTTGGTCTTAGGAGCTATTTATTTTATCTATTTTATTCTTTTCTTAATAAGAATCGCCGCGCTTTGGCTTTTGTCTATTTTTGCTCCTTTGGCTTTTTTCTGCTTAATTTTTCCTCAAACTGAAAAATATTTTAAAAAATGGCTTACTTTTGTCGTACAATGGGCTTTTTTAGGCGTGGTGGCTTTATTTTTAACCGGATTAATAACAACTTTATATACTCAATCTTTTGTAGTCAGGCCGGGAAACATAGATCTTTCGGCTGCCAGCGGACTTCCTTCTTTCAGGCTGCCTGACTCCACTTTTGATTATTTATTTTTACTTTGCTTCCTGGCTGTTGCTTTTCACATTACCAAAAAATACGTTCCTGCCGGCGCTGATGTCGCAATTTCAAAATTGGAAGGCGCCTACAAGGGAATGGGAGGTTTTGCTGGAATAATGAAAAAAGCTAAAAAGGCGGGAGGTAAGGTCACTAGGGCGGCTGGTCATACTAAAACCGGCGAAAAAATGCAATCAAGAATGCAACAATGGTCTACGCAAAAAGGAGGTGCCAAAAGCGGCGGTCTGGTAAATAAAAGCTGGAAAAGCAAGATGGGAAGAGCTTACCTAAATAGCACTAAAGAGATGGATAAAGGAGCTTATAACGAAGCTTACCAACAAGCCTCCAAAGAACAAGACTCTGATAAAAACGTTGAAGCATATCTGAAAACTAATCCTGTTGATGCGGCTAAAAGGAGTGCTATTTTACAGAGCATGATGGAACAAAAACAAACAGGTGGCATAGATAAACTGGTTAAAGACAAGGACGGAAATGTAACAGCCCAGGGCAAGCTGGAACTGACAAAAGCTTATGACCAATTAGGGCTTATGGGTAAAAAAGAAGAACAGAAAAATATGGAAAGGGCTTTTACAAAAGATATGCCTGAAGAATTCGGAGTTATTCAGGGAAGAAGAGGAACTTATACAAAAGAACAAATGGAAAAAGATGGATTTAAGTCTTATGGAGAAAAAATTATCAAAGAAGCTAAAGACGATAATGAAATCAAATCCCTTCAAAAAGGCTGGCATTCAGATAAAGACCTTATGGAGGCTGCCCACAAGTTCTGGGCCGGGCCTCAAATTTCAGAGGCAGCTAAAAAATTCGGCCAAGGATTTGTATCTGACTTTGAGGCGGGAAAACACGATGCAGTTCACAATGGCAATTCAGATTGGTATTATGAAATTGATGAAAAAACCGGGCAACCAAGAAACTCTCGATTGCCTGGCTATTTAGCCAGCAACACTGCTCAAGAAGCAGGTTTCACTCCAATTGAAGGATTAAATATTAAGGACAAGATTAAAAAAAGAAATGATAAAATGAGAAAAGACCAAGAAAAATGGAAAAACTCGAAAAGCACTCCACAAAACATGTCTGGTGCCACAAAGTCTTCCCCTGAAGCTACTGAAACAGAACCTAGGTCTATTAGACAAGTTCTGCGAGAAAGACAAACGCCGCCGCCGGTACCGCCGATAGCAGGAATGCAACACGAGGAAGACGTCGGTTGGACAACTGGTAAGCCTGAAAGCATCAGGGAACATCAAAAAAGAATGAGAGAAGAAGAGGAAATAATAAGGAAAAAAAGAAGAGAAGAAGAAAATATGGTAATTAAAAAAAGAAGAGAAGAAGAAGCAGCGGCAAGGAAAAAAAGAAAAGAAGACGAAAATTGGATAAAAAAACAAGGAAGAAAATAA
- a CDS encoding pilin — MKNFLKKNKKILLISFLVAIILSGAFFETTQALETDWPEAPGGKTLTTTSNLVDFTEYVYRWAILLGGLAAFFALIFGGFKYLTSVGDPIKMKEGQDRIRDALIGLVLLLSSFIILNTLNPELTTITLPTTTVPFLNTSLWSAPNYEKPCVWVRLYHFANYQEDLLNPSLDFFAPGDIDPSDPCKDFGVSVWGLFGWGALTPPKSIQIEGACQLNLYKDPGCAGEFTAISKSQSTLGWMSLDHVHSVRITDFSPPGTPLVKNVTPTAGAPQQNTDQTCNVVFNGEVTDMKRNDKVDVFFEYGKDPIYLDQQLPRPPAPREQKFIDNANPVPFSIATSSLATSSLYYYRAAAFGGALGFASPLATFTLDLNCNLIPGPIF; from the coding sequence ATGAAAAATTTTTTGAAAAAAAATAAAAAGATTTTACTGATATCTTTTTTAGTTGCCATTATTTTATCCGGCGCTTTTTTTGAAACAACGCAAGCATTAGAAACTGACTGGCCGGAAGCGCCCGGAGGAAAAACACTGACAACAACCAGCAATTTAGTTGATTTTACCGAATACGTGTACAGATGGGCAATCTTATTGGGAGGACTGGCTGCTTTTTTTGCTTTAATTTTTGGAGGATTCAAATATTTAACTTCAGTAGGCGACCCGATAAAAATGAAAGAGGGCCAAGACAGAATAAGAGACGCTCTTATCGGCCTTGTCTTACTTTTGTCGTCCTTTATCATCTTAAACACCTTAAATCCGGAGTTAACAACCATAACCCTTCCCACAACAACTGTTCCTTTTCTCAACACTTCTTTGTGGTCAGCTCCTAATTATGAAAAGCCTTGCGTATGGGTAAGGCTTTATCATTTTGCAAACTATCAAGAGGATTTGCTTAATCCTTCGCTTGATTTCTTTGCTCCCGGAGATATAGATCCGTCGGACCCTTGTAAAGATTTTGGAGTTTCGGTCTGGGGATTGTTCGGCTGGGGAGCGTTGACGCCGCCAAAGTCAATTCAAATAGAAGGAGCATGCCAATTAAATCTTTATAAAGACCCTGGCTGTGCAGGAGAATTCACTGCCATATCAAAGAGCCAATCAACCCTTGGTTGGATGTCTTTAGACCACGTGCACTCAGTTAGGATTACTGATTTTTCTCCCCCAGGAACTCCCTTGGTTAAAAATGTAACCCCAACAGCAGGAGCTCCCCAACAAAACACAGACCAAACCTGCAATGTTGTTTTCAACGGAGAGGTCACTGATATGAAAAGAAATGATAAGGTTGATGTTTTTTTTGAATACGGAAAAGACCCAATATATCTTGACCAACAACTTCCCCGGCCTCCCGCCCCAAGAGAACAAAAATTTATCGACAACGCGAACCCCGTTCCTTTCAGTATTGCCACCAGCAGTCTTGCCACTTCATCTCTTTATTATTATCGAGCCGCTGCTTTCGGAGGAGCCCTTGGCTTTGCTTCTCCTTTGGCAACCTTTACGCTTGATTTAAACTGCAACTTAATTCCCGGCCCAATTTTTTAA
- a CDS encoding pilin: protein MNKNLFFKLLIIFVFLAGLLVLIPKVRAGCGDPCTTLPKPDDTTSSGCDNSTYYRCQSNNDCTDTSNNVERQTNSGYQKTRSVDCVDVGGGNFIWVCGGWSGCGGGSSLTNIWKDCADYQICIGNTSWQAPDDDYCECKGECLSDPTSPHLESGTGIVPNTNVRLPIKLAWNKVPGANSYWHRAWKADPPTTTSWILSQATSSGFISNNGPLATNSGVLANQTWVIPASGNTTPCFLKLPVNTTFTQSTSTRWKIMPCCNADGTECKTWDAVSTSSFELSLAPQPVSPPDPDWNNTTEMFLDALVPVTLEWCNVKEADYYEVQPYILEGGVETLHGDPIEIEPSNPYIYAISFYEDLDAFFNVDKTYRWEVSTCWEKEGLGVCTTSQKWGFKTSPATPGVVTLVSPPNNSLPSSSINVPVNLIWTRAMGFNSFFYKTTKLSDGSVIQGTTSGAGAVLDLNLNQVYSWTVNPCTDNKCQACTGWLAPWQFRTTGRTPELKKPDNAMTDIVLPVRLDWEDIAGAGFYKIELTIAPFVMGSIVWTGTTSASDLILDYPALGTSTWYWWRVRTCANNGRCGLPNQALLDPKLRNFKTFNISTPTLTYPVGGQLVETSGNINFSWNSVIGAKKYHYIITFNGEELFNQIVSSNYASYASWDFSENGTYSWKVEACLDVNCNASGGWSAEENFVLSLTTPPEAKGGLVPCGKKYDNPDTPFNERESCQIIHIFLLLRNILDFALWKIATIFIILILLAVAGLFFISKGETTIMSQVKSVFKATLIGYAVIFGAWLLINLLLAFVGYKFEFFGQWWDIPL, encoded by the coding sequence ATGAATAAAAATTTATTTTTTAAACTATTAATTATTTTTGTTTTTTTAGCAGGATTGCTTGTTTTAATCCCAAAGGTTAGGGCTGGCTGCGGAGACCCATGCACTACTCTTCCAAAGCCAGACGACACTACTTCTTCAGGATGTGACAATAGCACTTATTATCGATGCCAATCAAATAATGATTGCACTGATACCAGCAATAACGTTGAAAGGCAAACTAATTCAGGTTATCAAAAAACTCGTAGCGTAGATTGTGTAGATGTCGGAGGAGGAAATTTCATATGGGTATGCGGCGGTTGGAGTGGCTGCGGAGGAGGAAGCTCGTTAACCAATATATGGAAAGATTGTGCGGATTATCAAATTTGTATAGGAAATACCAGTTGGCAAGCTCCTGACGATGATTATTGTGAATGCAAGGGCGAATGCTTGTCAGATCCAACAAGCCCTCATTTAGAGTCAGGAACTGGAATTGTCCCCAATACAAATGTTCGTCTTCCTATAAAACTTGCCTGGAATAAGGTTCCGGGAGCCAACTCTTACTGGCACAGAGCCTGGAAAGCAGACCCGCCCACAACTACTTCTTGGATACTGTCTCAAGCTACCAGTTCCGGATTTATTAGCAATAACGGCCCTTTAGCCACAAACTCCGGCGTTCTGGCAAATCAAACCTGGGTAATTCCCGCAAGCGGAAACACAACTCCCTGTTTTTTAAAGCTGCCCGTCAATACTACTTTTACTCAGTCCACTTCAACCAGATGGAAAATCATGCCTTGTTGTAACGCCGATGGAACTGAATGCAAAACGTGGGACGCTGTCTCAACCTCTTCTTTCGAATTAAGCTTAGCTCCCCAACCCGTATCGCCGCCGGACCCGGATTGGAACAACACAACTGAAATGTTTTTAGATGCTTTGGTGCCAGTTACCCTTGAATGGTGCAATGTCAAAGAAGCTGATTACTATGAGGTCCAACCATACATCTTAGAGGGTGGAGTAGAAACTCTCCATGGAGATCCTATTGAAATTGAACCTTCCAATCCTTATATATACGCAATTTCTTTTTATGAAGACCTCGACGCTTTTTTTAATGTTGATAAAACCTACAGATGGGAGGTTTCTACTTGTTGGGAAAAAGAAGGACTTGGAGTGTGCACTACCAGCCAAAAATGGGGATTTAAAACCAGCCCTGCTACGCCTGGCGTAGTTACCTTAGTCTCTCCTCCCAATAATTCATTGCCAAGCAGTTCAATAAATGTTCCTGTTAATCTTATATGGACAAGAGCAATGGGGTTTAACTCTTTTTTTTATAAAACAACAAAATTAAGCGACGGAAGCGTAATCCAAGGAACAACCTCGGGAGCTGGAGCTGTTTTAGATTTAAACTTAAACCAAGTATATAGCTGGACAGTCAACCCCTGCACAGACAATAAATGCCAAGCCTGCACGGGTTGGCTAGCCCCTTGGCAATTCAGAACAACCGGAAGAACTCCGGAATTAAAAAAACCGGATAATGCAATGACTGATATTGTTTTGCCGGTTAGGCTTGATTGGGAAGATATCGCCGGGGCTGGTTTTTATAAAATAGAATTAACCATAGCCCCTTTTGTTATGGGCAGTATAGTCTGGACCGGAACCACTTCGGCTTCTGACCTTATTTTAGATTATCCCGCCCTGGGAACCTCGACTTGGTATTGGTGGAGAGTCAGAACTTGCGCCAATAATGGAAGGTGCGGACTTCCTAACCAGGCTCTTCTTGACCCTAAACTTCGAAATTTTAAAACCTTTAATATCAGCACCCCGACCCTTACTTATCCTGTTGGCGGCCAATTAGTCGAAACATCCGGAAATATAAATTTTTCCTGGAACTCAGTAATCGGAGCAAAAAAATATCATTATATAATAACTTTCAACGGAGAGGAACTTTTTAACCAAATAGTTTCTTCTAATTACGCCTCTTATGCTTCGTGGGACTTTTCTGAAAACGGAACTTATTCCTGGAAAGTGGAGGCCTGCTTAGATGTAAATTGTAATGCAAGCGGAGGCTGGAGCGCGGAGGAAAATTTTGTTTTAAGCCTGACTACTCCTCCCGAAGCTAAGGGCGGTTTAGTGCCTTGCGGTAAAAAATATGACAACCCCGATACTCCTTTTAACGAAAGGGAGTCCTGCCAAATAATACATATTTTCTTGCTTCTTAGAAATATTTTAGATTTTGCTCTTTGGAAAATAGCAACGATTTTTATCATTTTGATACTTCTGGCCGTCGCCGGGTTATTCTTTATTTCAAAAGGAGAAACCACGATTATGTCTCAGGTAAAATCAGTATTTAAAGCTACTCTGATAGGATATGCCGTTATTTTCGGAGCTTGGCTTTTAATAAATCTTCTTTTGGCATTCGTGGGATATAAATTCGAATTTTTTGGTCAATGGTGGGATATCCCCTTATGA
- a CDS encoding M23 family metallopeptidase: MHRKLKKAPFLGVIALIAIILGVGMFYVSFSKSFKKDKGLVSGFDNRLFLEKSTKTIESPNLSLVQENSIFGVSCSQIISSKALGVLVGEESTEDKKEITEYIVQSGDTIGSIAEDFNITVNTILWANGLNKSSTLKSGQKLIILPVSGIFHNVKKGDTIDQIIKTYKGNKEEIIAFNELTPEGEIYVGDILIIPNGTKPAPVSIPKPIQSASPLAASYFIPPILSPYRITQGLHWFNAVDFAYHSESCGKPVLAAAEGTILKIKYGYNGGAGNYIKIIHPNGLITHYGHLQVILVKQGDKVSQGDIIGSIGYSGKTIPAGPGGCHLHFGLDSEVGISPSNPFTK; this comes from the coding sequence ATGCACAGAAAGCTTAAAAAAGCCCCCTTCTTGGGGGTCATAGCGCTTATAGCGATTATTTTGGGAGTCGGAATGTTTTATGTCTCATTTTCTAAATCCTTTAAAAAAGACAAAGGGTTAGTTTCCGGTTTTGATAACAGATTATTTTTGGAAAAATCGACCAAGACCATTGAGTCGCCTAATTTATCTTTAGTTCAGGAAAATAGTATTTTCGGAGTCTCCTGTTCCCAGATTATTTCTTCAAAAGCCCTTGGAGTTTTAGTTGGAGAGGAAAGTACGGAAGACAAGAAAGAAATTACAGAATATATCGTTCAATCGGGGGACACAATCGGGTCAATTGCCGAAGATTTTAATATTACCGTAAATACTATTCTTTGGGCCAACGGCTTAAACAAAAGTTCAACCTTGAAATCGGGCCAAAAATTAATAATTTTGCCGGTTTCCGGAATTTTTCATAATGTAAAAAAGGGGGATACCATAGACCAAATAATCAAAACTTATAAAGGAAATAAAGAAGAAATAATTGCTTTTAACGAGTTAACCCCTGAAGGAGAAATTTATGTCGGTGATATTTTGATTATTCCCAATGGCACAAAACCGGCGCCAGTTTCAATTCCAAAACCAATTCAGTCGGCCTCGCCCTTAGCTGCCAGTTATTTTATACCTCCAATTCTTTCTCCTTATAGAATCACCCAAGGCCTTCATTGGTTTAATGCTGTTGATTTTGCTTACCATTCGGAAAGTTGCGGCAAGCCGGTTTTAGCGGCAGCCGAAGGAACAATTTTGAAAATTAAGTATGGTTACAATGGAGGAGCGGGCAATTATATAAAAATTATTCATCCCAACGGCTTAATTACCCATTACGGGCATTTGCAAGTTATTTTAGTAAAACAAGGAGATAAGGTTTCTCAAGGAGATATAATCGGTTCCATTGGTTATAGCGGGAAAACCATTCCTGCGGGACCCGGCGGTTGTCATCTTCATTTCGGCCTAGACTCAGAAGTCGGCATTTCTCCTAGCAATCCTTTTACAAAGTAA
- a CDS encoding YifB family Mg chelatase-like AAA ATPase — MSSKVYSAAIIGLEAQIIEVETDVSYGLRCFDIVGLPDKAVEESKERVGAAIKSSYLKSPHQQPHRVLVNLAPADLKKEGSFYDLPIALGYLLISKQIKFNPQNKIFVGELSLDGKLRPLKGVLSLAMLAKKINFDEIILPKQNAKEAGLIKNIKVIGVESLKETIDYLEGKKNISPASENFEKILNQQNDSFSNLIFIKGQENAKRGLEIAAAGNHNLFMVGPPGTGKTLLAKALPEILPALSFEESLEVTKIYSIAGLLPEGKSLIQKRPFRSPHHTSSEVALLGGGNPPLPGEITLSHRGILFLDEFPEFHRDVLESLRQPIEEKIITVLRAKNRLTFPANFTLVAASNPCPCGNLNNPEKICTCTSSQIQKYKRKMSGPLMDRIDVFVEVPAVKYEKLTEVDDENFVEQTKKRVEIARQIQKQRFKSEKENIMTNNEMPLPQIKKYCETDNKSQSILKKYVNSGQISARGYHRVLKMARTIADLEEKEKISFDNLMEALMYRLKEEN, encoded by the coding sequence ATGTCATCGAAAGTTTATTCAGCAGCTATTATAGGGCTAGAAGCTCAAATTATAGAAGTGGAAACCGATGTTTCTTACGGACTCCGGTGTTTTGATATTGTCGGCCTTCCCGATAAAGCGGTGGAGGAATCAAAAGAAAGAGTGGGAGCTGCCATAAAAAGCTCTTATTTAAAATCGCCTCATCAACAACCCCATAGGGTTTTAGTTAATCTGGCTCCCGCTGACCTTAAAAAAGAGGGCTCTTTCTACGACCTTCCAATTGCTTTGGGATATTTATTAATTTCAAAACAAATAAAATTTAACCCTCAGAATAAAATTTTTGTCGGAGAATTGTCTTTGGACGGAAAATTAAGGCCGCTCAAGGGAGTTCTTTCTCTGGCGATGCTCGCTAAAAAAATAAACTTTGATGAAATTATTTTACCAAAACAAAATGCAAAAGAAGCGGGACTGATAAAAAACATTAAAGTAATCGGAGTTGAAAGTTTAAAAGAAACAATTGATTATCTGGAAGGGAAAAAGAATATTTCCCCTGCTTCTGAAAATTTTGAAAAAATTCTCAATCAACAAAATGATTCTTTTTCTAATTTAATTTTCATAAAAGGCCAGGAAAATGCAAAACGAGGATTGGAAATTGCCGCTGCCGGCAACCATAATCTTTTTATGGTAGGACCTCCGGGTACTGGTAAAACCTTGCTGGCTAAAGCCCTGCCTGAAATTTTACCGGCCTTAAGCTTTGAAGAGTCCCTGGAGGTTACTAAAATTTACAGCATCGCCGGATTGTTGCCGGAAGGAAAATCATTAATCCAAAAAAGGCCCTTCCGCTCCCCCCATCATACTTCTTCCGAGGTTGCTTTGTTGGGCGGCGGAAATCCGCCCTTGCCCGGAGAAATAACTCTTTCTCATCGCGGAATTCTTTTTCTGGATGAATTCCCCGAATTCCATCGCGACGTATTGGAAAGCTTGCGCCAACCCATTGAAGAAAAAATCATTACGGTATTGAGGGCTAAAAACCGTTTAACTTTTCCGGCTAACTTTACCTTAGTGGCGGCTTCCAACCCCTGTCCTTGCGGTAATTTAAATAATCCTGAAAAAATCTGCACCTGCACTTCTTCTCAAATCCAAAAATACAAAAGAAAAATGTCAGGCCCTCTTATGGACAGAATTGACGTTTTCGTAGAGGTACCCGCCGTAAAATATGAAAAACTGACCGAAGTTGACGATGAAAACTTTGTTGAACAAACCAAAAAAAGAGTTGAAATTGCCCGGCAAATCCAAAAACAAAGATTTAAATCAGAAAAGGAAAATATTATGACTAATAACGAAATGCCCCTTCCCCAAATTAAAAAATATTGCGAAACAGACAATAAGTCCCAATCTATCTTAAAAAAATATGTCAACTCCGGCCAGATTTCGGCCCGAGGTTATCATCGGGTTTTAAAAATGGCGAGAACCATAGCTGACTTGGAAGAAAAAGAAAAAATATCTTTTGATAATTTAATGGAGGCCTTAATGTATAGATTAAAAGAAGAAAATTAA
- a CDS encoding TraR/DksA C4-type zinc finger protein produces MNKIFTKQIKEILEKEKETIEKQLQSFANKDTNLRGDWDTRFPRFSEETGGSSMERAADEVEEYGRLLPIEFSLEKKLQDINSALEKIKKGKYGICENCKKSISIERLKAFPSAKSCEKCK; encoded by the coding sequence ATGAACAAAATCTTCACGAAACAAATAAAAGAAATTTTAGAAAAAGAAAAAGAAACGATAGAAAAACAGCTTCAAAGTTTTGCCAATAAAGACACTAACCTAAGGGGCGACTGGGATACCCGCTTCCCGCGTTTTAGTGAAGAAACCGGGGGCTCAAGCATGGAAAGAGCTGCTGATGAAGTCGAGGAATACGGAAGATTATTGCCGATAGAATTCAGTCTTGAAAAAAAGCTTCAAGACATTAATTCGGCCTTAGAAAAAATTAAAAAAGGAAAGTACGGAATTTGTGAAAATTGCAAAAAATCAATTTCTATCGAAAGATTAAAAGCTTTTCCATCGGCTAAAAGCTGCGAAAAGTGCAAATAA